Proteins encoded within one genomic window of Glycine soja cultivar W05 chromosome 1, ASM419377v2, whole genome shotgun sequence:
- the LOC114406014 gene encoding uncharacterized protein LOC114406014, with protein MKCSIPEAFRGSISEGQSAKKFLEEIEQYFAKNEKVETSNLLAKLISMKYKGKGNIREYIMEMSNLASKLKSLKLELSEDLLVHLVLISLPAHFGQFKVSYNTQKDKWSLNELIFHCVQEEERLQRDRIESAHLTSTSQNKKRKKTKGAAEGTS; from the coding sequence ATGAAGTGCTCTATTCCAGAGGCGTTTCGGGGCTCTATTTCTGAGGGTCAAAGTGCAAAGAAATTCCTTGAGGAAATTGAGCAATACTTTGCTAAAAATGAAAAGGTGGAGACAAGTAACCTTTTGGCTAAACTCATCTCCATGAAGTATAAAGGCAAAGGGAACATAAGGGAGTACATTATGGAGATGTCCAATCTCGCATCAAAACTCAAGTCACTTAAGTTAGAGCTTAGTGAAGACCTGCTCGTGCACTTGGTTTTGATCTCGCTTCCTGCACactttgggcaattcaaagtgaGCTATAACACTCAGAAGGACAAATGGTCCCTCAATGAGCTTATATTTCACTGTGTGCAAGAGGAGGAGAGGCTGCAGAGAGATAGGATTGAAAGTGCTCACTTGACTTCGACCTCtcagaataagaaaaggaagaaaactaAGGGTGCTGCGGAAGGGACTTCttag
- the LOC114411522 gene encoding transcription factor MYB106-like: MGRMPCCEKGGLKKGLWTPEEDKKLVAYVEKHGHGNWRSVPDKAGLERCGKSCRLRWINYLKPDIKRGNFSMEEDHTIIQLHALLGNKWSIIAAHLPRRTDNEIKNYWNTNVKKRLIRMGLDPVTHKPIKPNTFERYGGGHGQFKNTINTNHVAQWESARMEAEARGSVLQVGSHSSHQPQLVLSKIPTQPCPSSSDSVSTKHNTVYNMYALVLATNHDPLWPVSPLSIPGWKVPAVSTNVGQFTNTGSSLSYESDVNVTETNSQIQKIPENYLSNLQDEDIMVAVEAFRTIRCESILELFRGSNDMEGLNKQSFF; this comes from the exons ATGGGAAGGATGCCATGCTGTGAGAAGGGAGGGTTGAAGAAAGGACTATGGACACCCGAAGAAGATAAGAAGCTCGTTGCTTATGTTGAAAAGCATGGCCATGGAAACTGGCGTTCAGTGCCTGACAAAGCAG GTCTTGAAAGATGTGGAAAGAGTTGCAGATTGAGGTGGATTAACTACCTCAAGCCAGATATAAAACGAGGAAACTTCAGCATGGAGGAAGACCACACCATTATTCAACTTCATGCTCTTCTGGGAAACAA ATGGTCAATCATAGCAGCTCACTTGCCCAGGAGAACAGATAATGAGATCAAGAACTACTGGAACACCAACGTCAAGAAAAGACTTATCAGAATGGGCTTAGATCCCGTTACTCACAAACCAATAAAACCCAATACGTTTGAACGCTATGGTGGTGGCCATGGCCAGTTCAAGAACACCATCAATACCAACCACGTGGCTCAATGGGAGAGTGCTCGAATGGAAGCCGAAGCAAGAGGATCCGTGTTGCAAGTTGGATCTCACTCCTCACATCAACCTCAGCTAGTCTTAAGCAAAATCCCAACTCAACCTTGTCCTTCATCATCAGATTCAGTATCAACCAAACACAACACAGTGTATAACATGTATGCCCTCGTGCTTGCCACAAATCATGACCCTTTATGGCCAGTATCCCCGTTGAGCATCCCCGGTTGGAAGGTTCCTGCAGTCTCTACCAATGTTGGACAATTCACCAACACGGGAAGCTCACTCTCTTATGAGAGTGATGTTAACGTCACCGAAACTAATagtcaaattcaaaagataccAGAAAATTACTTGTCAAACTTACAAGATGAAGATATTATGGTGGCTGTGGAAGCCTTTAGAACAATAAGATGTGAGAGTATTCTAGAATTGTTTAGGGGGTCGAATGACATGGAAGGCCTCAATAAACAATCATTCTTTTGA